One window of the Pseudomonadota bacterium genome contains the following:
- the lepA gene encoding translation elongation factor 4, which produces MTSRDKIRNFSIIAHIDHGKSTLADRILEVTGALEAREMQAQFLDKLDLERERGITIKAQTVRLSYKAKDGEVYQLNLIDTPGHVDFNYEVSRSLAACEGALLVVDASQGVEAQTLANVYLAIENDLDIIPVINKIDLPNADPERVKEEVESVIGLDTSNALEVSAKAGIGIKELLEAIVERVSPPKRGSPQASLRALVYDSWFDPYVGVVAQVRVIDGCIKQGDKIKFFSTDVAYEVYKLGVFTPHPEEVAELASGEVGYFSATIKNLRDVRIGDTVMHAQDSGKDPLPGFKEVRPMVFGGLFPVDADDYENLKKALDKLSLNDSSFTYEAESSIALGFGYRCGYLGLLHMEIVQERLEREFQLSLITTAPSVVYKMILNNGTVLQVDNPSKMPEVSEIRRIEEPIVLATIHAPKEFVGNVLKLCEDRRGVQQNIAFHGTERAVIVYHLPLNEIVLDFHDRLKSMTKGYASFDYEIFGYIESDLVKLDIKLNSEPVDALSIIVHRDKAFNRGKELTEKLKDIIDRQMFEVAIQAAIGAKIIARSTVKALSKNVTAKCYGGDISRKRKLLEKQKAGKKRMKQVGRVSIPQEAFLAVLKLGDDK; this is translated from the coding sequence GTGACAAGCAGAGATAAGATTCGAAATTTCAGTATTATTGCGCATATCGACCACGGGAAATCGACCCTGGCTGATCGCATCCTAGAGGTGACTGGTGCGCTTGAAGCTCGTGAGATGCAGGCGCAATTCCTCGATAAGCTAGACCTTGAGCGTGAGCGTGGTATTACCATTAAGGCGCAGACAGTCAGGCTTTCGTATAAAGCTAAGGACGGCGAGGTGTATCAACTAAACCTGATCGACACTCCAGGTCACGTTGATTTTAATTATGAGGTCTCACGTAGTCTCGCAGCTTGTGAGGGTGCTTTGCTGGTAGTGGATGCCTCGCAGGGCGTAGAGGCCCAGACCTTAGCGAACGTTTATCTTGCGATAGAAAATGATCTGGACATTATTCCGGTGATTAACAAGATCGATCTTCCGAACGCCGATCCAGAGCGAGTTAAAGAGGAGGTGGAGTCTGTAATTGGCCTCGATACATCCAATGCTCTTGAGGTTAGCGCCAAGGCTGGTATCGGCATTAAGGAGCTGCTTGAGGCCATAGTAGAGCGGGTATCCCCACCCAAGCGCGGTTCTCCACAGGCGTCGCTACGAGCACTGGTCTATGATTCGTGGTTCGACCCCTACGTTGGGGTCGTGGCGCAGGTGCGTGTTATTGATGGCTGCATAAAACAGGGGGATAAGATCAAGTTCTTTTCAACCGATGTGGCGTACGAGGTTTATAAATTGGGTGTATTCACACCACACCCTGAAGAGGTCGCAGAGCTTGCGAGTGGCGAGGTTGGATACTTCTCGGCAACCATCAAGAACCTGCGTGATGTGCGTATCGGAGATACGGTCATGCATGCCCAAGATTCTGGCAAGGATCCGCTGCCTGGATTTAAGGAGGTTCGTCCGATGGTGTTCGGCGGACTATTTCCGGTAGATGCGGATGACTACGAAAATTTGAAGAAAGCGCTCGATAAGTTAAGCCTTAACGATAGTTCTTTTACCTATGAGGCGGAGTCATCGATAGCGCTTGGATTTGGCTATCGTTGTGGCTACCTTGGGCTGCTCCATATGGAGATAGTACAGGAGCGACTTGAGCGCGAATTCCAACTTAGCCTTATCACTACTGCACCCTCCGTTGTTTACAAGATGATCTTAAATAACGGCACGGTATTGCAGGTTGATAATCCATCTAAGATGCCGGAGGTGTCAGAGATCCGGCGAATTGAGGAGCCGATAGTTTTAGCAACTATTCACGCACCGAAAGAGTTTGTTGGAAATGTTCTAAAGTTGTGTGAAGATCGGCGTGGAGTCCAGCAGAATATAGCCTTTCATGGGACCGAACGGGCCGTTATCGTATATCATCTTCCCTTAAACGAGATCGTCCTTGATTTTCACGATAGGCTTAAATCGATGACGAAGGGCTATGCCTCATTTGATTACGAGATCTTTGGCTATATAGAGTCCGACCTGGTTAAGCTAGACATTAAGCTAAACTCAGAGCCAGTGGATGCGCTCAGTATTATTGTGCACCGTGATAAGGCCTTTAATCGAGGCAAGGAGCTGACTGAGAAGCTTAAAGATATCATTGATCGACAGATGTTTGAGGTCGCTATACAAGCCGCTATTGGCGCAAAGATTATAGCCCGAAGTACCGTTAAGGCGCTGAGTAAGAATGTAACTGCGAAGTGCTATGGAGGGGATATCTCACGCAAACGTAAGTTGCTTGAGAAACAGAAGGCGGGAAAGAAGAGGATGAAGCAGGTTGGTAGGGTTTCGATTCCTCAGGAGGCGTTCCTTGCAGTCTTAAAGCTAGGCGATGATAAATAG
- a CDS encoding metallophosphoesterase family protein — protein MRVITDRPKRIFAIGDLHGCLDELNLIITFLKEEQGACSEDLFVFIGDYIDRGKESRQVIEYLLSLQSEWPRTVFIKGNHEDMLLDFLGLGGRCGDVYLSNGGDEFFKSYGLDPALPQSELLERLPVEHLEFLKKLDVAVCLAEFVFVHAGVSPDRPLEEQDLRDLMWIRADFIHAEHRLGKTVVFGHTPFEDVLLHLPFKIGIDTGLVYGNKLSVVELVHGTLYQVEREGLEVGVHDLSARLFKP, from the coding sequence ATGCGAGTTATTACAGATCGACCGAAACGCATCTTCGCTATTGGTGATCTGCATGGTTGCCTAGATGAGCTTAATCTTATTATCACGTTCTTAAAGGAGGAGCAGGGCGCCTGTTCTGAGGACCTTTTTGTTTTTATCGGGGACTATATTGATCGCGGCAAGGAGTCGCGACAGGTCATAGAGTACCTACTATCGCTGCAATCAGAATGGCCAAGGACGGTATTTATAAAGGGCAATCATGAGGACATGCTGCTCGATTTCCTGGGGCTTGGTGGGCGGTGCGGTGATGTGTATCTCTCCAATGGGGGGGATGAGTTCTTTAAAAGTTACGGATTAGATCCAGCCTTGCCGCAGTCGGAGCTATTAGAAAGGTTGCCGGTAGAGCACCTTGAGTTCCTTAAGAAGCTTGATGTTGCGGTTTGTTTAGCTGAATTTGTTTTCGTACATGCCGGAGTTAGCCCAGATAGACCTCTTGAGGAGCAAGACTTGCGCGACCTGATGTGGATTCGGGCCGATTTTATCCACGCCGAGCACAGGCTCGGTAAAACTGTGGTGTTTGGACATACCCCATTTGAGGACGTACTTCTCCATTTACCCTTTAAGATAGGGATAGATACGGGGTTGGTTTACGGTAATAAACTATCAGTTGTAGAGTTGGTTCACGGCACCCTATACCAGGTCGAACGGGAGGGCTTAGAGGTTGGGGTCCACGACCTTTCTGCTCGTTTATTCAAACCTTAG
- the argJ gene encoding bifunctional glutamate N-acetyltransferase/amino-acid acetyltransferase ArgJ produces the protein MKKTITSLKGTYAAGIAAGIKTNGKRDLAYIFVPNAYGSACVFTQSAFIAPPLIVTKQALARGTVKALVVNSGNANAATGKSGLKNARETAAIAAKLLGLKAHEVAVSSTGIIGRPLPMDTLRAGLNTLLSNPLQRDGDAAAKAILTTDLTQKEVFASGLVAGKRITIAGFAKGSGMIAPNMATMLGFLVTDAKIDSATLKALLKLAVDDSFNMTSVDTDTSTNDMVMVFSTGETGKKISSTAAKKSFLALLTKACQHLAKLIAADGEGATKLIEVQVVGARNQKDARLIAKNIANSPLVKTAVHGADPNWGRVLAAAGKDPTLKVDPRKVDLTFAGAPIMRGGELVPHDRKKIRKLMSAREIPIRLDLNLGKASATAWGCDLTHGYVDINVSYN, from the coding sequence ATGAAAAAAACGATCACATCTCTTAAGGGCACCTACGCAGCGGGCATCGCTGCTGGAATCAAAACAAACGGCAAGAGGGACCTGGCCTACATATTTGTCCCAAATGCCTACGGAAGCGCGTGTGTATTCACGCAAAGCGCCTTTATAGCCCCTCCATTAATCGTCACAAAGCAGGCGCTTGCCCGTGGAACCGTAAAGGCGCTAGTCGTAAACTCAGGCAATGCGAACGCTGCCACCGGCAAGTCCGGACTGAAAAATGCTCGGGAAACCGCTGCCATAGCCGCCAAACTGCTGGGCCTAAAGGCCCACGAGGTAGCCGTATCATCGACCGGCATTATAGGAAGGCCCCTTCCAATGGATACTCTTCGCGCTGGGCTCAATACCCTCCTCTCTAATCCCCTGCAGCGGGATGGTGATGCAGCAGCTAAAGCCATCTTGACTACGGATCTCACTCAAAAGGAGGTCTTTGCAAGCGGACTAGTTGCGGGCAAGCGCATCACCATAGCTGGATTTGCAAAGGGCTCGGGCATGATCGCCCCTAATATGGCTACCATGCTGGGATTCCTCGTTACTGACGCAAAGATCGACAGCGCAACGCTTAAGGCCCTTCTCAAGCTGGCGGTTGATGACTCCTTTAATATGACCTCGGTCGATACCGACACCTCCACCAACGACATGGTCATGGTGTTCTCGACCGGAGAAACCGGTAAAAAGATCTCATCTACTGCTGCTAAGAAGAGCTTCCTAGCACTACTTACAAAGGCCTGTCAGCATCTGGCTAAATTGATCGCAGCCGATGGAGAGGGCGCAACCAAACTAATAGAGGTGCAGGTTGTTGGGGCTCGCAATCAAAAAGATGCGCGGCTGATAGCTAAGAATATCGCTAACTCCCCCCTTGTAAAAACGGCGGTCCACGGCGCTGATCCGAACTGGGGGCGGGTGTTGGCGGCTGCAGGAAAGGATCCTACCCTCAAGGTCGATCCCCGTAAGGTAGATCTTACCTTCGCAGGTGCTCCAATTATGCGGGGCGGAGAGTTGGTGCCGCACGATCGCAAAAAAATTAGAAAGCTTATGTCAGCTCGCGAGATCCCTATTCGGCTAGACCTCAATTTAGGCAAGGCCTCAGCAACCGCATGGGGATGCGATCTAACACATGGCTATGTTGATATTAACGTGAGCTACAATTAG
- a CDS encoding UDP-glucose/GDP-mannose dehydrogenase family protein: protein MNIAVVGTGYVGLVAGACFAEMGNEVVCVDVNSKKVTALQNGEVPIFEPGLEDLVRSNAKSGRLTFTNSLHDAVQVSDVIFIAVGTPQDEDGSADLTHVLAVASGIGESMNAPKVVVDKSTVPVGTADLVKAAIEKVAKYPVDVVSNPEFLKEGAAIDDFMRPDRVVVGVASEHAANVMRELYRPFVRTNNPILIMDIRSAEMTKYAANTMLALRVSFMNEIANLCEGAGADINKVRVGIGTDSRIGMSFIFPGIGYGGSCFPKDVQALIKTGKDHGIDLKIARSVEDVNKSQKMLMVRKIIEHYRSEDLAGKTFAVWGLAFKPKTDDVREAPALTICSELVKRGARVRVYDPEANDTFKEKFGAHSNLECVRDNYEALKGADALIVCTEWNAFRQPNFKRIKQELVKPVVFDGRNIYDIADMRSYGFTYYSVGRPSVTQE, encoded by the coding sequence ATGAACATAGCGGTGGTAGGAACGGGTTACGTAGGCTTAGTTGCTGGAGCGTGTTTCGCAGAGATGGGCAACGAAGTTGTATGCGTCGATGTTAACTCCAAAAAGGTTACTGCGCTACAAAACGGAGAGGTGCCTATATTCGAGCCAGGCCTTGAGGACCTCGTCAGGAGTAACGCTAAATCTGGGCGCCTTACATTTACAAACTCACTGCACGATGCAGTGCAGGTTTCAGATGTTATCTTTATCGCCGTTGGAACTCCTCAGGATGAGGATGGCTCAGCTGATCTTACGCATGTGCTCGCGGTAGCCAGTGGCATCGGCGAAAGCATGAATGCGCCGAAGGTGGTCGTTGATAAATCTACGGTCCCGGTTGGAACTGCGGATCTAGTTAAGGCCGCAATCGAGAAGGTTGCTAAGTATCCGGTCGATGTTGTGAGCAACCCTGAGTTTCTCAAAGAGGGGGCAGCTATCGACGATTTTATGCGGCCTGATCGGGTAGTTGTTGGAGTGGCTAGTGAGCACGCAGCAAACGTAATGCGTGAGCTCTATCGCCCATTTGTTCGCACCAATAATCCGATCCTTATAATGGATATTCGTTCGGCTGAGATGACCAAGTATGCAGCCAATACGATGCTTGCACTCCGTGTCTCGTTTATGAACGAGATTGCGAACCTGTGTGAAGGGGCCGGGGCCGATATAAATAAGGTTAGAGTTGGTATCGGAACCGATTCTCGCATCGGCATGAGCTTTATCTTCCCGGGTATTGGATATGGAGGATCCTGCTTTCCTAAGGATGTGCAGGCCCTGATTAAAACCGGCAAGGATCACGGTATTGATCTGAAAATTGCGCGCTCGGTTGAGGACGTAAATAAGAGCCAGAAGATGCTGATGGTTCGTAAGATCATAGAGCACTACCGCAGTGAGGATCTAGCCGGTAAAACCTTTGCAGTCTGGGGGCTCGCCTTTAAGCCTAAGACCGACGATGTGCGTGAGGCGCCGGCCCTTACGATCTGCAGCGAGCTCGTTAAGCGTGGAGCGCGTGTGCGTGTCTATGACCCCGAAGCGAACGACACATTCAAAGAGAAATTTGGGGCGCACAGCAATCTAGAGTGCGTTAGGGATAACTACGAGGCGCTTAAGGGCGCAGATGCGCTAATAGTGTGCACGGAATGGAACGCATTTCGTCAGCCGAACTTTAAACGCATTAAGCAAGAGTTGGTGAAGCCAGTTGTGTTTGACGGGCGAAATATCTACGACATCGCAGATATGCGTTCGTACGGATTTACTTATTACAGCGTAGGACGACCGAGTGTGACTCAAGAATAG
- the gndA gene encoding NADP-dependent phosphogluconate dehydrogenase — protein MSKPSVGMIGLAVMGSNLARNIESRGTSVAVYNRSADVTKEFMARFAVRDGQPAGFVASYSMGDFVKSMESPRQIFIMIKAGAPVDAIIDQLAPMLDKGDIIIDGGNAFFKDTIRREEKLTAMGLNFLGIGISGGEEGALKGPSLMPGGPKEAWKIVAPLLEKIAAQADGPCTSYVGPDGAGHFVKMVHNGIEYGDMQLIAEAYDILRNVVGCKSEELGEIFQSWNSGVLSSYLIEITAKIFNKRDPNGSGFLVDKILDKAGQKGTGTWTAQVALDLGVSIPTISAAVDARTLSSIKEQRGAASKEFSGPVVQDLTEGRAEFIQAVHDALYASKIMSYAQGMALIAAASTQWNWELKLSEIAALWKGGCIIRARFLDEIRRAFAAQPAPSNMLIDSFMKKEVARCVPNLRKVVGAAVSRGVPVLGFAASLGYFDSFRTADLPQNLTQAQRDFFGAHTYERKDSAGSYHTEWE, from the coding sequence ATGTCAAAACCTAGCGTTGGAATGATCGGTTTGGCCGTAATGGGTTCAAATCTTGCCCGTAACATTGAGAGCCGGGGCACCTCGGTTGCCGTATACAACCGTAGTGCTGATGTTACCAAAGAGTTTATGGCACGCTTTGCAGTTCGAGATGGCCAACCCGCAGGTTTTGTTGCCTCATATTCTATGGGGGACTTCGTAAAGAGCATGGAATCTCCGCGCCAGATCTTTATTATGATTAAAGCCGGAGCTCCGGTAGATGCCATCATAGACCAACTCGCTCCCATGCTCGATAAGGGTGATATTATCATCGATGGTGGCAACGCATTTTTTAAGGACACCATCAGGCGCGAGGAGAAACTTACCGCGATGGGTTTGAACTTTCTCGGTATCGGTATCTCTGGAGGAGAGGAGGGGGCGCTCAAGGGGCCAAGCCTTATGCCAGGTGGCCCAAAGGAAGCTTGGAAGATCGTCGCACCTTTGCTTGAGAAGATCGCAGCGCAAGCTGATGGCCCATGTACTAGCTACGTTGGGCCGGATGGGGCGGGTCATTTCGTTAAAATGGTGCACAACGGCATAGAGTATGGCGATATGCAGCTTATTGCTGAGGCCTACGATATCCTGCGCAACGTCGTTGGCTGCAAGTCTGAGGAGCTAGGCGAGATATTCCAGAGCTGGAACTCCGGAGTGCTCTCCTCATACCTGATTGAGATTACAGCCAAGATCTTTAATAAGCGCGATCCTAACGGAAGTGGGTTCTTGGTTGATAAGATCCTTGATAAAGCTGGACAGAAGGGAACCGGTACGTGGACGGCGCAAGTTGCGCTGGACCTTGGGGTCTCTATACCTACTATCTCTGCGGCGGTTGATGCACGCACCTTGAGCAGCATTAAAGAGCAACGTGGCGCGGCTTCTAAGGAGTTTTCAGGGCCGGTAGTGCAGGATCTTACCGAAGGCCGCGCGGAGTTTATCCAGGCTGTGCATGATGCGCTTTACGCTTCAAAAATTATGTCGTATGCGCAGGGAATGGCGCTTATTGCAGCCGCTTCAACGCAGTGGAACTGGGAGCTAAAACTCAGTGAGATCGCAGCATTATGGAAGGGTGGTTGCATTATTAGGGCTAGATTCCTTGATGAGATTCGTAGAGCCTTTGCCGCACAGCCGGCGCCAAGTAACATGCTGATCGATTCCTTTATGAAGAAGGAGGTTGCAAGGTGCGTACCGAATCTTCGTAAGGTTGTCGGTGCAGCGGTGAGCCGTGGGGTTCCTGTGCTTGGTTTTGCAGCTTCGCTCGGATACTTTGATAGCTTCCGTACAGCCGATCTTCCGCAGAACCTTACCCAGGCCCAGCGTGACTTCTTCGGTGCACATACCTATGAGCGTAAAGACTCAGCTGGCTCATACCATACAGAGTGGGAGTAG
- a CDS encoding glycosyltransferase family 39 protein has translation MIGSTFLRGALLSICTVIVAMFVASKLQTSAWNGQQAVDLVDRGLYVDGWLKDQSTLTIEGFSTVANKLKLTFNPLWLIPNEAPRVAVSLCNGPISELTIKDATPNYFSIPTGCSPLVVKMTALNSFSLLEGRSSRMVGAQLLNVAISSPFRFAIVSFPQFLKIFSAVGLLVILALCAVGRDRRLSTLAVLGVLATTTVIVKLSDVQAHKFEPLWIVFAALLAGTALLPVTSRQDQVQRSASKIWLYAIVVFGAFLRFYSIDFGLPANFHPDEVPKVNAIMRMVEQNSWNPQYFLHPSLLLYTTYMMNCVLQAIGVEGSFRETAFLAGRFVSAIAGTLSIALTYEVGRRLISRNVGLLAAGLLAILPLHVTCSRYLKEDALLTFLVLSCVVTTLIAVQSKRRWMLVLAGLLAGFTAGTKYSGILLAVVPASAPWIASRDWKPDWKWVPWALAALAIAPIGFLCTTPFALLDYAKFIKDFGVESRHMQTGHTNSIDAWSQLWMYHFSRSIWVGMTPILAVGSVIGLGYLLRRRRIEDLLLVGLVLLFYLPAEFVKAKPAPQPERYIMPCLPFLAIALAQVIRALGRTISPKYGVALFATALLAAPLYRTVALANDVGSDTRDQLALWMRDNLPAGTKVLMDWKPYCPRLDGDHFAVEHIPRARIISEIDPKLLRDSGADYMVLSSLFYARYFNQPESNPVLRQRIKDVFDSVPVVAQYAAPAGTYGFHNPVLTLFSLKKEDFERLDGERKRKRLGELTQTSNDMRAQRKW, from the coding sequence TGTCGATAGAGGTCTTTACGTTGATGGCTGGCTAAAGGATCAATCAACTCTAACTATTGAGGGCTTCTCTACTGTTGCTAATAAGCTAAAGCTAACTTTCAATCCGTTGTGGTTGATTCCAAATGAGGCTCCACGTGTAGCGGTTTCCCTGTGTAACGGTCCGATCTCTGAACTTACAATTAAAGATGCCACTCCAAATTACTTTTCAATTCCTACGGGGTGTTCGCCCCTGGTTGTAAAGATGACAGCGCTTAACTCGTTTAGCCTGCTGGAGGGTCGCAGTAGTAGAATGGTAGGGGCGCAACTGCTAAATGTTGCGATCAGCTCTCCGTTTAGATTTGCGATCGTTTCGTTCCCGCAGTTCCTTAAGATATTTTCGGCGGTAGGATTGCTAGTAATACTTGCGCTGTGTGCCGTAGGGCGAGATCGAAGGTTGTCAACGCTAGCCGTTTTGGGGGTTCTAGCTACGACGACTGTAATCGTTAAATTGTCAGACGTTCAGGCGCATAAATTTGAGCCGTTGTGGATCGTTTTTGCGGCGTTGCTGGCTGGTACGGCGCTACTGCCAGTGACCTCTCGTCAAGATCAGGTGCAAAGATCAGCCTCAAAGATCTGGCTATATGCCATAGTTGTATTTGGAGCTTTTCTGCGATTCTATAGCATCGATTTTGGATTGCCTGCTAACTTTCATCCCGATGAGGTTCCAAAGGTTAATGCTATCATGCGGATGGTTGAGCAGAACTCATGGAACCCGCAGTACTTCCTCCATCCTTCGCTACTCCTCTATACCACATACATGATGAACTGCGTGTTGCAGGCGATCGGGGTTGAGGGAAGCTTTAGAGAGACCGCATTTCTGGCCGGAAGGTTCGTCAGCGCCATTGCAGGCACCCTCTCTATAGCGCTGACGTATGAGGTAGGGCGGCGGCTTATTTCTCGCAACGTGGGGCTTTTAGCTGCCGGACTTTTAGCGATTCTCCCGCTGCATGTGACCTGTAGTCGCTACCTAAAAGAGGACGCGCTTTTAACCTTTCTGGTACTTTCCTGTGTTGTGACTACTCTAATAGCTGTCCAATCAAAGAGAAGGTGGATGCTCGTGCTAGCGGGCTTGCTTGCGGGCTTTACTGCGGGAACGAAGTATTCGGGCATCTTGCTGGCTGTTGTTCCGGCCTCTGCGCCGTGGATCGCCTCTAGAGATTGGAAGCCTGACTGGAAGTGGGTTCCATGGGCGCTTGCTGCGCTGGCGATAGCCCCAATAGGGTTTCTCTGCACAACTCCATTCGCACTGTTGGATTACGCCAAATTCATTAAGGACTTCGGCGTTGAATCACGGCATATGCAGACCGGACATACAAATTCTATCGATGCGTGGTCTCAGTTATGGATGTACCACTTCTCGCGCAGTATCTGGGTAGGCATGACCCCCATACTCGCTGTTGGTTCTGTTATTGGTCTCGGATACCTGCTCAGGAGGAGACGTATCGAGGATCTCTTGCTAGTTGGCCTGGTCCTACTCTTCTATCTACCAGCGGAGTTCGTTAAGGCTAAACCCGCCCCGCAGCCTGAGCGTTACATTATGCCCTGCTTGCCATTTCTTGCTATAGCACTCGCGCAGGTTATTCGCGCACTCGGTAGAACTATATCACCAAAATACGGAGTTGCCTTGTTTGCAACAGCTCTGCTTGCCGCGCCGTTATACCGCACGGTTGCGCTAGCCAACGATGTTGGAAGTGATACCCGCGATCAGCTTGCACTCTGGATGCGAGATAATCTGCCGGCGGGCACAAAGGTTCTTATGGACTGGAAGCCTTACTGTCCGCGCCTTGATGGCGACCACTTTGCGGTTGAGCATATTCCAAGGGCCCGTATCATATCGGAGATTGATCCTAAGCTATTGCGCGACTCCGGAGCTGACTACATGGTGCTTTCAAGCCTCTTTTATGCACGTTATTTTAATCAGCCGGAGTCCAATCCAGTTCTTCGGCAACGTATCAAGGATGTCTTTGATAGTGTGCCGGTTGTAGCTCAGTACGCGGCCCCCGCCGGCACCTATGGATTCCACAACCCTGTCCTTACTCTGTTCAGTCTTAAGAAGGAGGACTTCGAGCGCCTTGATGGTGAGCGCAAGCGCAAGCGTCTGGGTGAGCTAACCCAGACGTCAAACGATATGCGTGCTCAGAGAAAGTGGTGA
- a CDS encoding SDR family oxidoreductase, producing MARIVITGGAGFIGSHLSDVLLAQGHEVIAIDNLFTGTKRNMTHLRDHANFEFMRHDVTEPVLIECDQLYHLACPASPVHYQYNPIKTIKTNVIGTINMLGVAKRTHARFLLASTSEIYGDPLEHPQVESYWGNVNPIGPRSCYDEGKRVAETLTINYREQGGVDTRIVRIFNTFGPRMLFNDGRVVSNFILQALKGDDITVYGEGLQTRSFCYVDDLVSGIVATMNRDGFSGPVNLGNPNEMTIVDLAKKVIALTSSSSKIVQRPLPKDDPTRRQPDISFAKSELGWTPKVDLETGLKKTIADFDERLRRGETVD from the coding sequence ATGGCGCGTATAGTTATTACCGGAGGAGCGGGGTTTATAGGGTCGCACCTTAGTGATGTTCTCCTGGCGCAGGGCCACGAGGTTATTGCTATTGATAACCTATTTACCGGCACTAAGCGTAATATGACGCACCTGCGAGATCACGCAAATTTCGAATTTATGCGTCACGATGTAACCGAGCCTGTTCTGATCGAGTGTGATCAGTTGTACCACCTGGCATGCCCGGCCTCCCCAGTGCATTACCAGTACAATCCAATTAAAACTATCAAGACCAACGTGATTGGTACCATCAATATGCTTGGTGTTGCGAAGCGCACACACGCCCGGTTCCTTCTGGCATCGACCTCCGAGATCTACGGAGATCCGCTAGAGCACCCACAGGTGGAGTCGTATTGGGGCAATGTCAACCCGATCGGGCCCCGCAGCTGTTATGATGAAGGCAAGCGTGTTGCGGAGACCCTCACCATTAACTACCGGGAGCAGGGTGGAGTCGATACACGCATCGTGCGCATATTTAACACCTTTGGCCCCCGCATGTTATTTAACGATGGGCGAGTTGTTTCCAATTTTATCCTACAGGCGCTCAAGGGGGATGATATTACGGTGTACGGAGAGGGACTACAGACCCGATCCTTCTGTTACGTTGATGACCTTGTGTCTGGCATCGTTGCGACTATGAACCGGGATGGTTTTAGCGGTCCTGTGAACCTCGGTAATCCGAATGAGATGACTATAGTTGATTTGGCCAAGAAGGTTATCGCCCTTACCAGCTCAAGTTCAAAGATCGTGCAGCGTCCGCTGCCGAAGGATGATCCGACACGTCGCCAACCAGATATCTCGTTTGCAAAGAGTGAGCTGGGATGGACTCCAAAGGTTGACCTAGAAACTGGACTCAAGAAGACGATCGCTGATTTCGACGAAAGATTGCGTCGTGGCGAGACTGTTGATTAA